A window from Rhizosphaericola mali encodes these proteins:
- a CDS encoding IS91 family transposase, which translates to MQSNHEVADVIRHVNLSQLNLNVHHEKTLRTLSLCRTAALGGHVDGCDKCGNVSISYNSCRNRHCPKCQGHKRLEWIHKREQDLLPCTYYHVVLTLPAELNKLALYNPSLVYKSLFEAAWATLYRFGKTQQVQLGMTCVLHTWGQNLSLHPHLHCIVPGGGIDTNRRWQKQTRSDKYLFPVKAMSKVFRAKYVSQLRQNGITDKKLLHSLFTKDWIVYAKRPFGGPKQVIEYLGRYTHKVAISNHRIQNITPTHTNFTYKDYKDQGKTKEMILTNHEFIRRFSMHILPKRFVRIRHYGILSSSWKRGKLQQLQTMLYVARPEVKPKTMLRKCPCCKMGTLITIEVFGKRGPPKIYIVKKTSAAQA; encoded by the coding sequence GTCATGTAAATTTATCTCAACTTAATCTAAATGTCCATCACGAGAAAACCTTACGTACCTTGTCTTTGTGTAGAACTGCGGCATTGGGTGGTCATGTGGACGGCTGTGATAAATGTGGCAATGTCTCCATCAGCTACAATAGCTGTAGGAACCGTCATTGTCCCAAATGTCAAGGTCATAAACGATTGGAATGGATACACAAAAGAGAACAGGATCTGTTGCCTTGTACGTATTACCATGTAGTGCTTACCCTTCCTGCAGAACTCAACAAACTAGCGCTGTACAACCCGAGTTTGGTGTACAAATCTTTGTTTGAAGCGGCGTGGGCAACCTTGTACCGATTTGGCAAGACACAGCAAGTTCAGTTGGGTATGACCTGTGTGTTGCACACATGGGGGCAAAACCTGAGTTTGCATCCTCATTTGCATTGCATTGTACCTGGTGGAGGTATCGACACAAATAGAAGATGGCAAAAACAAACTAGAAGCGATAAATATCTTTTTCCCGTAAAAGCGATGAGTAAGGTTTTTCGAGCAAAATATGTATCGCAATTACGTCAAAATGGAATTACAGACAAGAAGCTCCTCCATAGTTTATTTACCAAAGATTGGATAGTGTATGCCAAACGTCCTTTTGGAGGACCGAAACAAGTGATTGAATATTTGGGTAGATACACACATAAAGTAGCGATCAGCAATCATAGAATACAAAACATCACTCCTACCCATACGAACTTTACTTACAAAGACTATAAGGATCAAGGCAAGACGAAGGAGATGATACTGACTAACCATGAATTTATCCGAAGATTTTCAATGCATATTTTACCTAAACGATTTGTACGAATACGCCATTATGGAATCTTGAGTAGTAGTTGGAAACGGGGCAAACTGCAACAACTACAAACCATGCTATATGTTGCGAGACCCGAAGTCAAGCCCAAAACGATGCTACGCAAATGCCCTTGTTGTAAAATGGGAACATTGATCACTATAGAAGTCTTCGGCAAGCGAGGACCTCCCAAGATTTACATAGTGAAAAAAACATCTGCCGCACAAGCGTGA
- a CDS encoding alpha/beta fold hydrolase, with the protein MKLNFIILNLLILFLTFSKIVSCQSKIPNGNYFEKIGDLKLNYTIKGNGPIMIVGHLSSGKIGYELTLKPLESYFTIVYYEPRGTGKSETPKTIEEYNQDSIVQEIDDLRKKLNVDKIWIFGHSDQSTIALEYALKFPQSTSGIILTGTSYVGTQKEMIERRKKAENERSKESAWFAQVIKDWDYMIEHKTQINEEGKDISDATIKWWCYDEESAQKVIPIVKENSKAGRRKPIKDVYAVETEEERKKYLNYQTLFPKIKTNILIINGKYDTNNQPKYAQELHGVLPNSKLVLIDKAGHFPWIENSEETFQEIENWIKIVKK; encoded by the coding sequence ATGAAATTGAATTTCATAATATTAAATTTACTTATTCTCTTTTTGACTTTTTCCAAAATTGTAAGTTGTCAAAGCAAAATTCCAAATGGAAATTATTTTGAAAAAATTGGAGATTTAAAATTAAACTACACAATTAAAGGAAATGGTCCGATAATGATTGTCGGACATTTAAGTTCTGGAAAAATTGGTTATGAATTGACTTTAAAACCACTGGAAAGCTATTTTACAATAGTATATTACGAACCAAGAGGAACTGGAAAATCTGAAACTCCAAAAACGATAGAAGAGTATAATCAAGATTCTATCGTACAGGAAATCGATGATTTAAGAAAGAAATTGAATGTTGATAAAATCTGGATATTTGGCCATTCGGACCAAAGTACAATCGCTTTAGAATATGCATTAAAATTTCCACAAAGTACATCTGGAATAATTTTAACAGGAACAAGCTATGTTGGGACTCAAAAAGAAATGATTGAAAGAAGAAAAAAAGCAGAAAATGAAAGATCCAAAGAATCTGCTTGGTTCGCTCAAGTAATAAAAGATTGGGATTATATGATTGAACATAAAACTCAAATAAATGAAGAAGGAAAAGACATTTCTGATGCTACAATAAAATGGTGGTGTTATGATGAAGAAAGTGCCCAAAAAGTAATACCAATCGTGAAAGAAAATTCGAAAGCAGGAAGACGAAAACCTATTAAAGATGTTTATGCTGTAGAAACAGAAGAAGAACGAAAAAAATATCTGAATTATCAAACGTTGTTTCCCAAAATTAAAACTAATATTTTGATTATAAACGGAAAATACGACACAAATAATCAGCCTAAATACGCTCAAGAATTACATGGCGTTTTACCAAATTCTAAACTTGTATTAATTGACAAGGCGGGACATTTTCCTTGGATTGAAAATTCAGAAGAAACATTCCAAGAAATTGAAAACTGGATAAAAATTGTGAAAAAATAA
- a CDS encoding DUF1877 family protein → MSQAATLYRISQVTFDELNNKQEFDADSAKGYSTFQASFMALEYILSKGKDDSTIQVVNEIFNPQKLTAQEEFESLTEEEKFEAYESGFFIPYLDNSDISKLNEIITDISETDLISLYNADELNNNGIYPEIWHNDNETEQAFNMRQISEDFEELKSIIKKAKQEQDYILVFVG, encoded by the coding sequence ATGAGCCAAGCCGCAACCCTCTACAGAATTTCTCAAGTTACTTTTGACGAACTAAATAATAAGCAAGAATTTGATGCAGATTCTGCCAAAGGTTATTCAACATTTCAAGCTTCCTTTATGGCTCTTGAATATATTTTATCTAAAGGAAAAGACGATTCAACTATCCAAGTTGTAAACGAAATATTTAATCCTCAAAAACTAACTGCTCAGGAAGAGTTCGAAAGTTTAACGGAAGAAGAAAAATTTGAGGCTTATGAAAGTGGATTTTTTATTCCTTATTTAGACAATTCGGATATTTCGAAGTTGAATGAAATTATTACGGATATTTCCGAGACCGATTTGATTTCTTTATATAATGCAGATGAGCTAAACAACAACGGTATCTATCCTGAAATTTGGCATAATGATAACGAAACAGAACAAGCGTTCAATATGCGACAAATATCAGAAGATTTTGAAGAACTTAAATCAATCATTAAAAAAGCAAAGCAAGAACAAGATTACATTCTTGTCTTTGTAGGTTGA
- a CDS encoding GNAT family N-acetyltransferase — translation MFEKFPTLQTRRLNLIEIKQNHLSDIFQLFSDEKVTEFYNIIRLSKIEEAQKIVDWFHNRYKDNLGIRWGISLKDHNSIIGTIGYNNFTPKHRANIGYDLQSEYWNNGYITEALRTVIKFGFNQLQVNRIEAEVMEGNIISEKVLDKVGFQNEGTLRDWMFWNDKYFNMKMFSLLHSDFVKLENNDM, via the coding sequence ATGTTCGAAAAATTTCCAACTCTACAGACTAGAAGACTTAATCTTATTGAGATCAAACAAAATCATTTATCAGATATTTTTCAGTTATTTAGTGACGAAAAAGTAACTGAGTTCTATAATATAATAAGACTTTCTAAAATCGAAGAAGCTCAAAAAATCGTCGATTGGTTTCATAATCGATACAAGGATAATCTTGGTATTCGTTGGGGAATTTCTCTCAAAGACCACAATTCAATAATCGGAACAATTGGATATAATAACTTTACTCCAAAACATAGGGCAAACATTGGTTACGATTTACAATCAGAGTATTGGAACAATGGTTATATAACAGAAGCTTTAAGGACTGTAATAAAATTTGGTTTTAATCAACTTCAGGTAAACAGAATTGAAGCTGAAGTAATGGAAGGCAATATCATTTCCGAAAAAGTACTTGACAAAGTAGGATTTCAAAACGAAGGAACTCTTCGTGACTGGATGTTTTGGAACGATAAATATTTTAACATGAAAATGTTTTCTCTACTTCATTCAGACTTTGTAAAATTAGAAAACAACGACATGTAA
- a CDS encoding LytR/AlgR family response regulator transcription factor, with the protein MNCIIIDDEPLAREAITQLLSDCKEINIIGQFSSPLLAKEVLDKIDLIFLDINMPGVNGLDFAKQIKESDTLIIFTTAYEEYALESYEVDAIDYLVKPIVKERFEKAIRKAINYHQLLHSEESISSIETNISDTEDYFFIRADRKIHKVNYNEVLYIEGLKDYVIVHTNSQKIIAAMNIKTIHQQLPQNTFFRISKSYIINVQHITALDNNSVFIQNDEIPIGNIYREAFYEAYVEKRIFKR; encoded by the coding sequence ATGAACTGTATCATCATTGATGACGAACCTCTTGCAAGAGAAGCGATCACGCAATTGCTGAGCGATTGTAAAGAGATCAATATTATTGGACAATTTAGCAGTCCACTATTGGCAAAAGAGGTTTTGGATAAAATAGATTTGATTTTTCTAGACATCAATATGCCGGGCGTAAATGGGTTGGATTTTGCCAAGCAAATAAAAGAATCAGACACCTTAATTATATTTACAACAGCTTACGAAGAATATGCTTTGGAAAGTTATGAGGTCGATGCGATTGATTATTTGGTAAAACCGATAGTAAAGGAACGATTTGAAAAAGCCATTCGAAAAGCCATCAATTATCATCAACTATTACATTCCGAAGAAAGTATATCCTCTATAGAAACGAATATTTCTGATACAGAAGATTATTTTTTTATACGTGCAGATCGTAAAATTCATAAGGTAAACTACAACGAAGTTTTGTATATAGAAGGTTTGAAAGACTACGTTATCGTACACACCAATAGTCAAAAAATAATTGCAGCAATGAATATCAAAACGATTCATCAGCAACTACCTCAGAATACATTTTTTAGAATCAGTAAATCTTATATCATCAATGTGCAACATATTACGGCACTCGACAACAATAGCGTTTTTATACAAAATGATGAAATTCCAATAGGAAACATTTACCGAGAGGCCTTTTATGAAGCTTATGTAGAAAAAAGAATATTTAAGAGATAA
- a CDS encoding sensor histidine kinase — protein MALTKVQTDESNFLQSIMLGKTWRVARHIFCLIVIILFNYIGKQIFVEPFDTYHQIWMDLFMFAMFYVNMYFFIPQYLFKKKYSQFIFLILLSTFITYLAMILYDQTFKKYMVNAEDSYNLLHKGLFMFPFFNLVLIAATTAIKLFQRWLTDAERINELEKENLHTELEQLKNQITPHFLFNTLNNANVLTQKDPDKASEVLVRLSNILRYQLYDSARSQVLLSSEIRFLNDMLNLEKIRRSNFTFTIGNEGDMEDFLVAPMLFTNFVENAVKYSADIEAETFIDINFRKEGKVLYFSCINSLPLNFKKENNSVNHGIGLNNVKRRLELIYPNRYLLKNELQDKTYEINLKLLL, from the coding sequence ATGGCTTTAACTAAAGTACAAACCGATGAAAGCAATTTTTTACAAAGTATCATGCTAGGAAAAACTTGGCGTGTGGCAAGACATATCTTTTGCCTAATTGTAATTATATTGTTTAACTATATAGGCAAACAAATATTTGTAGAACCGTTTGATACTTATCATCAGATATGGATGGATCTCTTCATGTTTGCGATGTTTTACGTGAATATGTATTTTTTTATACCGCAATATTTGTTCAAGAAAAAATATTCGCAATTCATTTTTCTAATCCTTCTTTCAACCTTTATTACTTATTTGGCCATGATCTTATATGATCAGACGTTTAAGAAATATATGGTGAATGCGGAAGACTCTTATAATCTTTTACACAAAGGATTATTTATGTTTCCATTTTTTAATTTGGTATTAATAGCGGCGACTACAGCGATCAAACTATTTCAACGCTGGTTGACCGATGCGGAAAGAATTAATGAGTTAGAAAAAGAAAATTTACATACGGAATTAGAACAATTAAAAAATCAAATTACACCGCATTTTCTATTCAATACCTTAAACAACGCGAATGTTTTAACCCAGAAAGATCCAGATAAAGCGTCAGAAGTATTAGTGCGATTGAGTAATATTTTACGTTATCAATTATATGACTCAGCAAGATCGCAAGTGCTGCTATCATCTGAAATTAGGTTTTTAAATGACATGCTTAACTTGGAAAAAATAAGAAGGAGCAATTTTACTTTTACAATTGGCAATGAAGGAGATATGGAAGATTTTCTAGTAGCCCCCATGTTATTTACCAATTTCGTAGAAAATGCGGTAAAATATAGTGCAGACATAGAGGCGGAGACCTTTATAGATATCAATTTTAGAAAGGAAGGAAAAGTGTTGTATTTTAGTTGTATAAATAGTTTGCCCTTGAATTTTAAGAAAGAAAATAATTCCGTCAATCATGGTATTGGGCTAAATAATGTAAAAAGAAGATTAGAATTAATTTACCCCAATAGATACCTACTCAAAAATGAATTGCAGGACAAAACCTATGAAATCAATCTAAAATTATTGTTATGA
- a CDS encoding efflux RND transporter periplasmic adaptor subunit — protein MRLVFWEFRSIRKNIDNMKVRFSVNSYRFQIALLLAIAVFSLWSCGSKQNAQDNATTAAPKYKVYSVIDTSALLYTEYPATLKGVQDIEIRPKIDGYIDKVWVDEGQAVKKGQVLFTIRNPEYEQSLRSAAAAIESAKAQVASAKLAVYKTIPLVKKGIISNYTLQANELTFASQKALLAEAVATYKNAQVNLSYTTITSPVSGYVGTLPMKLGSYVSATSTDPLTTVSDINKIYAYFSISEKDPLFLSQDKNLSFAKRIEPLPNANLLLTDNDIYPLKGKMETVSGLINTSTGSFNIRAGFDNPQHTLRSGGTGTIRIPEQLSNAIVIPQSATNDIQGKILVYVLQKDSSIVSAKVSVKEVPGGQYYVVNSGLKTGDKILVEGVGIVAEGTKISPKLVGPSQALAVDSTSL, from the coding sequence ATGCGTTTAGTTTTTTGGGAGTTTCGCTCTATTCGTAAAAATATAGACAATATGAAAGTCCGTTTTTCAGTCAACAGTTATCGATTCCAAATCGCCCTTCTGCTAGCTATAGCTGTTTTTTCCCTATGGAGTTGTGGTAGCAAACAAAATGCTCAAGACAATGCAACTACCGCAGCACCGAAATATAAAGTTTATAGCGTGATAGATACTTCTGCACTATTATACACCGAATATCCTGCAACTTTAAAAGGAGTTCAAGACATAGAAATTCGTCCCAAAATTGATGGTTATATTGATAAAGTTTGGGTAGATGAAGGGCAAGCCGTTAAAAAAGGACAAGTGTTATTCACTATCCGAAATCCGGAGTACGAACAGTCATTGCGCTCTGCAGCTGCAGCAATAGAAAGCGCTAAAGCACAAGTCGCTTCTGCGAAATTAGCCGTATACAAAACTATTCCTTTGGTCAAAAAAGGCATTATCAGCAACTATACTTTACAAGCGAATGAGTTGACCTTTGCTTCGCAAAAAGCGCTTTTAGCAGAGGCCGTTGCTACCTATAAAAATGCGCAAGTTAATTTGAGTTACACCACAATAACGAGTCCTGTAAGCGGTTACGTCGGCACATTGCCTATGAAATTGGGCAGTTACGTGAGTGCTACATCTACTGACCCTTTGACGACTGTTTCGGATATCAATAAAATCTATGCGTATTTCAGCATTAGTGAAAAAGATCCTTTGTTTTTGAGTCAAGACAAAAATTTATCTTTTGCAAAGAGAATAGAGCCTTTGCCTAATGCAAATTTATTATTGACAGATAATGACATTTATCCCTTAAAAGGTAAGATGGAAACGGTGAGTGGCTTGATTAATACATCTACTGGATCCTTCAATATAAGAGCAGGATTTGACAATCCGCAACATACCTTAAGAAGTGGTGGTACGGGTACGATTCGTATTCCCGAGCAATTAAGCAATGCCATCGTCATTCCCCAAAGTGCTACGAATGATATTCAAGGAAAAATCTTGGTCTATGTTTTACAAAAAGACAGTTCTATCGTATCTGCAAAAGTCAGCGTAAAAGAAGTGCCTGGAGGTCAATACTATGTAGTCAATTCAGGATTAAAAACAGGTGATAAAATATTAGTCGAAGGCGTGGGAATTGTTGCAGAAGGAACTAAAATTTCTCCTAAATTAGTCGGTCCAAGCCAAGCATTGGCAGTAGATTCTACTTCATTATAG
- a CDS encoding efflux RND transporter permease subunit, with protein MFKVFIKNPVLSTVISILIVILGIIGIISLPVAQYPEIAPPTVQVSTTYQGASAEVVMNSVIVPLEEQINGVENMSYMTSTASSDGTATIQIYFKLGTDPDMATVNVQNRVSQTSSLLPAAVTTAGVTTQKQQSSNVLIFGLYSDNPNYDATFIQNYANINIIPQVKRVSGVGSASAFGTLDYSMRIWLKPDVMASYGIIPDDINTALAEQNIEAAPGSLGERGKQSFQYTLKYKGRLTSEKEFSDIIVKETSDGQILRLKDVARIELGSQTYNSLQKINGHPAIGVAVTQTAGSNAQEVIDQSLKVLEDATPNLPKGLHFTTMVNINKFLDASIEKVIHTLIEAFILVFIVVFIFLQDWRSTLIPAISVPVAIVGTFFFLNLFGFTINLLTLFALVLAVGIVVDDAIVVVEAVHAKMDKGEKSALNASLNAMNEISGAIISITLVMAAVFVPVSFISGSTGVFYKQFGLTLAIAIILSAINALTLSPALCAIFLKPHEEGEHKKKGFLQRFYDSFNTAFDATTAKYKKSVSFFAKKKVLTLGVIVVFGGLLFYLMKSTPSSFVPDEDMGTIMCDISLPADASMERTNVVATEVEKLAKTLPGINNTMRIVGQGMLSGKGSNYAMVIIELKDWKLRSAKGQDVNSLIGQLFGKVTTIKNAKVIFFPSPTINGFGVSGGFSFQLQDKTGGDIQKFNTIAQKFLAALNQRKEIQYASTSFNPSFPQYEVEIDVAKVKKAGFTVNNVLDAMEGYYGGVYASNFNSYGKLFRVTYQADADYRADINSLNLIKIRNTNDSLAPISAFVTLKKIYGPQSLNRFNMYTAVSVNGSPNSNYSSGDAIKAIKEVAAETLPSGYGYEFSGLTREEVNSGTQTVYIFLLCIIFVYFLLSAQYESYILPFAVLLPLTIGLSGAFIFAKIFDISNNIYLQITLIMLIGLLAKNAILIVEYALDRRRLGMPIVQAAIEGASARFRPILMTSFAFILGLMPLMLSTGAGANGNKSIGTGAIGGMLIGTVIGIFVIPALFIMFQSLQEKVSKKKIVENVDVSNSNAALPE; from the coding sequence ATGTTCAAAGTTTTTATAAAAAATCCCGTACTATCAACGGTCATTTCCATATTGATTGTTATTCTAGGGATTATCGGAATCATATCTTTACCCGTGGCGCAATATCCAGAAATCGCACCGCCTACAGTTCAGGTTTCTACCACATATCAAGGTGCGAGTGCCGAGGTCGTGATGAATAGTGTTATCGTACCATTGGAAGAGCAAATTAATGGGGTGGAAAACATGAGTTACATGACCTCCACAGCGTCTAGTGATGGTACCGCAACAATTCAAATTTATTTCAAATTAGGTACCGATCCCGATATGGCGACGGTCAATGTGCAAAACAGGGTTTCACAGACATCAAGTTTGTTACCCGCGGCCGTCACTACGGCTGGAGTTACTACGCAAAAACAACAAAGTAGTAATGTATTAATTTTTGGTTTGTATAGTGATAATCCAAACTATGATGCAACATTTATCCAAAACTATGCGAATATCAATATCATTCCTCAAGTAAAAAGGGTGAGCGGCGTTGGTAGCGCCTCTGCATTTGGTACGTTGGACTATTCTATGCGTATCTGGCTAAAACCAGATGTGATGGCGAGTTACGGTATCATTCCTGATGATATTAATACGGCGTTAGCAGAACAAAATATCGAAGCTGCACCAGGCTCTTTGGGAGAAAGAGGCAAACAATCTTTTCAATATACTTTAAAATATAAGGGTAGATTAACGAGTGAAAAAGAATTTAGTGACATAATAGTTAAAGAAACATCCGACGGACAAATCTTACGTCTAAAAGATGTTGCTCGTATAGAATTGGGTTCTCAAACGTACAATTCTCTCCAAAAAATAAATGGTCACCCCGCTATCGGTGTCGCTGTTACCCAAACTGCGGGTTCCAATGCGCAAGAGGTTATTGATCAATCCTTAAAAGTGTTAGAGGATGCGACACCAAACTTACCTAAAGGATTGCATTTCACTACCATGGTTAATATCAATAAATTCTTGGATGCATCTATTGAAAAAGTGATCCATACATTAATAGAAGCGTTTATCCTGGTATTTATAGTTGTATTCATTTTCTTACAAGATTGGCGATCAACATTGATTCCAGCAATTTCTGTCCCGGTAGCGATTGTAGGTACGTTTTTCTTTCTGAATCTATTTGGCTTTACGATAAATCTGTTAACACTTTTTGCCTTGGTATTGGCAGTGGGAATTGTCGTAGATGACGCCATTGTGGTGGTAGAAGCCGTTCATGCGAAAATGGATAAAGGCGAAAAATCTGCTTTGAATGCTTCATTAAATGCAATGAACGAAATCAGTGGTGCGATCATCAGCATTACACTAGTGATGGCGGCGGTATTCGTTCCGGTAAGTTTTATCAGTGGTTCCACTGGTGTATTTTACAAACAATTTGGTTTGACTTTAGCCATTGCGATTATACTTTCTGCGATTAATGCTTTGACTTTGAGTCCCGCATTATGTGCTATATTTTTAAAACCACATGAAGAAGGCGAACATAAGAAAAAAGGATTTTTACAAAGATTCTACGATTCTTTCAATACTGCCTTTGACGCAACTACGGCTAAATATAAAAAATCTGTTTCCTTTTTTGCCAAAAAGAAAGTATTGACATTAGGCGTTATAGTTGTATTTGGTGGGCTTTTATTTTACTTAATGAAATCCACACCTTCCTCTTTTGTACCCGATGAAGATATGGGAACAATTATGTGCGATATTAGTTTGCCTGCGGATGCTTCCATGGAAAGAACCAATGTAGTAGCAACAGAAGTAGAAAAATTAGCCAAAACATTGCCCGGCATTAATAATACCATGCGCATTGTAGGACAAGGTATGTTGAGTGGAAAAGGAAGTAACTATGCAATGGTAATTATCGAGTTGAAAGATTGGAAATTACGTAGTGCGAAAGGGCAAGATGTAAATTCGCTTATTGGACAATTATTTGGAAAAGTGACCACTATAAAAAATGCGAAAGTAATTTTCTTCCCATCTCCCACAATCAATGGATTCGGGGTATCTGGCGGTTTTTCCTTCCAATTGCAAGATAAAACAGGAGGCGACATTCAAAAGTTCAATACGATTGCACAGAAATTTTTAGCAGCATTGAATCAAAGAAAAGAAATTCAATATGCATCCACTTCATTCAACCCTAGTTTCCCACAGTATGAAGTGGAAATTGATGTTGCTAAAGTGAAAAAAGCAGGCTTCACCGTCAACAATGTTTTGGATGCGATGGAAGGTTATTATGGTGGAGTGTACGCATCGAACTTTAATAGTTATGGAAAATTGTTCCGTGTAACTTATCAGGCAGATGCAGACTATAGGGCAGATATCAACTCCTTGAATTTAATCAAAATCAGAAATACCAATGATTCTCTAGCTCCGATCAGCGCATTCGTTACTTTGAAAAAGATCTACGGACCACAATCATTGAACCGTTTCAATATGTACACAGCTGTTTCCGTGAATGGTTCGCCCAATTCTAATTATAGTTCTGGTGATGCAATTAAAGCAATCAAGGAAGTCGCCGCAGAGACTTTACCTTCTGGTTATGGTTACGAATTCTCAGGTTTAACAAGAGAAGAGGTAAACTCTGGTACGCAGACGGTATATATATTCTTACTATGTATCATCTTCGTTTACTTCTTGTTGAGTGCGCAATACGAAAGTTATATTTTGCCATTTGCCGTATTGTTGCCATTAACTATAGGTTTGTCTGGTGCATTCATATTTGCCAAAATATTTGACATAAGTAATAATATTTATTTGCAAATCACTTTGATTATGCTCATTGGTTTATTGGCAAAAAATGCGATTCTAATAGTTGAGTATGCCTTAGATCGTCGTCGATTAGGTATGCCTATAGTACAAGCTGCGATTGAAGGTGCGTCTGCACGTTTCCGCCCGATTTTAATGACTTCTTTTGCCTTTATTTTAGGATTGATGCCGCTGATGTTGTCCACTGGCGCGGGTGCAAATGGTAACAAATCCATTGGTACGGGAGCTATTGGTGGTATGCTCATCGGTACGGTGATTGGGATTTTTGTGATTCCTGCATTGTTCATTATGTTTCAGTCTTTACAGGAAAAAGTATCTAAAAAGAAGATTGTAGAAAATGTTGATGTATCTAATAGTAATGCCGCTTTACCTGAATAA
- a CDS encoding TolC family protein, which translates to MKKKQIFPYILAAATIASMSQGCKVVKPYSPPKMDSSIVNKLYRDSSVTDTSTMAKIAWNDFFTDTHLQALIAEGLANNLNLKTYVEKVNEAAATFKESKMAFLPTLTAGPQVTDTKNSKAAMNYPVGVNINLKTVTYQLALTSTWEIDIWGKLKSSKKAALANLLASDAAQRAIQTQIVANISTYYYDLLAYDQQLKITNESIERYKKDVESNKALMESGTVNGASIVQSEANLHSAEVTLPTIKQNIRQTENAICLLLGKEPGPIERGTLAEQIPYQNIQTGLPASLLRYRPDVQQAELSYRYYFENTNYAKASMYPSLAITAASGGLSTLKLKNFFKES; encoded by the coding sequence ATGAAAAAGAAACAAATTTTCCCTTATATACTTGCCGCTGCCACCATCGCGTCTATGAGCCAAGGTTGCAAAGTGGTAAAACCTTATAGTCCGCCCAAGATGGACAGCTCTATAGTCAATAAATTATATCGTGATAGTAGTGTAACAGATACTTCTACTATGGCAAAAATTGCGTGGAATGATTTTTTCACTGACACACATTTGCAAGCATTAATTGCAGAAGGATTGGCAAACAATCTGAACTTAAAAACCTATGTAGAAAAGGTAAACGAAGCTGCGGCAACGTTCAAAGAAAGTAAAATGGCTTTTTTGCCAACCCTTACCGCAGGCCCGCAAGTTACAGATACTAAAAATTCTAAAGCGGCGATGAACTATCCTGTTGGCGTTAATATTAATTTGAAAACGGTTACGTATCAATTGGCATTAACCTCCACTTGGGAAATCGATATTTGGGGTAAGTTAAAAAGTTCCAAAAAAGCAGCCCTCGCTAATTTATTGGCTTCTGATGCCGCACAGCGTGCTATCCAAACACAAATCGTAGCAAATATTTCAACTTACTACTATGATTTATTGGCCTACGATCAGCAACTAAAAATCACCAATGAAAGTATTGAACGCTATAAAAAAGATGTAGAATCTAACAAAGCGTTGATGGAATCTGGTACGGTAAATGGAGCCTCTATCGTACAAAGTGAAGCCAATTTACATAGTGCAGAAGTGACATTGCCGACGATAAAACAAAATATTCGTCAAACAGAAAATGCCATTTGTTTATTACTAGGAAAAGAACCTGGACCCATTGAAAGAGGCACATTGGCGGAACAAATTCCTTATCAAAATATCCAAACAGGTTTGCCCGCGTCTTTATTGCGCTACCGTCCTGATGTGCAACAAGCGGAGCTTTCCTATCGCTATTATTTTGAAAATACCAACTATGCAAAAGCTAGTATGTATCCAAGTTTGGCGATTACAGCGGCCAGTGGAGGTTTGTCTACTTTGAAACTAAAGAACTTCTTTAAAGAATCATGA
- a CDS encoding TolC family protein, whose protein sequence is MAPILYKGTYKAQYKTAIAQQNEALYTFQTAMLTAGQEVSNALFSYQTALELQKARKAQIFSLEKSVDFTKDLMEYTQTYNFTDVLTSEQTLLSAQLSGVSDKLQELTALVTLYQALGGGWK, encoded by the coding sequence TTGGCACCAATATTATATAAAGGCACTTACAAAGCGCAATATAAAACGGCAATAGCACAACAAAATGAAGCATTGTATACGTTCCAAACGGCAATGCTAACCGCAGGACAGGAAGTTTCCAATGCTTTATTTTCTTACCAAACAGCCCTTGAATTACAAAAAGCGAGAAAAGCGCAAATTTTCTCTTTGGAAAAATCTGTTGATTTCACTAAAGATTTGATGGAATATACGCAAACCTACAATTTCACCGATGTACTTACTTCTGAACAGACTTTATTGTCTGCACAGCTTTCTGGCGTTTCGGATAAATTACAAGAGTTGACCGCTTTAGTTACTTTATATCAAGCGCTGGGTGGCGGTTGGAAATAA